The genomic DNA AAACTGAGGCCAATTAGGAGGTGCCATGAGCAACCCGCGTTACCCCGAAGAATTCAAAATACAAGCGGTCAATCAAGTGACCGAAAAGAAGCTGCCTGTCGCTGATGTGGCGGCCCGTCTCGGCGTGTCGACGCACAGCCTCTATGCCTGGATAAAGCGCTACAGCAAACCTCAAGAAGAACGGCAGCAAGACGATGATCAGCACGCTGAATTGCGTCGTCTGCGAGCCGAACTAAAGCGTGTTACTGAAGAGCGAGACATCTTAAAAAAGGCCGCCGCGTACTTTGCCAAGGAGTGCGGTTGAAGTACGCCTTTATCAAGCAGCGAGCCGGCGACTATTCCATTCGACGGCTTTGCCTGACGCTGAAAGTCCATCCCAGCGGCTATTACGCCTGGTTGTCTGAGCCGCAATCTGCGCGCGCTAAAGACGACCAGCGACTGCTGGGTTTGATCAAGCATTCCTGGCTGGAGAGCGGCGGCGTTTATGGCTATCGCAAAATCCATGACGATCTGCGCGAGGTCGGTGAAGTTTGCGGGCGCCATCGTGTGGCAAGGCTGATGCGTCTTGAAGGGCTGCGCTCTCAGACAGGTTATCGACGCCGCCCTGGAAAGTACGGCGGTAAGCCAGCGGTCGCCTCACCCAATTTGCTGAAGCGCCAGTTCGATGTCGTAGAACCCAACAAGGTTTGGGTCACCGACATCACCTACATTCGTACGTATGAAGGCTGGTTGTATTTGGCGGTGGTGCTGGATCTGTTTTCTCGTCAGGTCGTTGGCTGGTCAATGAAGGCGCAGATGACCAGTGATTTGGCTATTGATGCGTTGTTGATGGCGGTTTGGAGGCGTAAACCGAAGCAAGAGGTGATGGTTCATTCCGACCAGGGCAGCCAGTACAGCAGCTCCGATTTGCGCAGTTTTTTGAAGGCAAACAATTTGGTTGCAAGCATGAGTCGTCGAGGCAACTGTCATGACAACGCCGTGGCCGAGAGCTTTTTCCAGCTTCTGAAACGAGAACGGATCAAGCGGAAAATTTACACCAGACGGGAAGATGCTCGTAGCGATGTGTTCGATTACATCGAAATGTTCTACAACTCAAAACGTCGACATGGTTTCAACAATCAGCTGTCACCGGTAGAGTTTGAAAAGCGTCACGCAATGAGCTTGCAAGGTGTCTAGAGAACCCGGGGCGATTCACCCTTCCTTGATGTCCCGACTCACGTGCTCCCGAGACTTACCCGCCAATCGCGCAAACTCTGGCACTGTCAAATTGGTAGGTGCTTCATATGCTGCCAGCATTGCAAGACGTTGCCGTTGTATCTCCGAAACAGGCGCCGCCATCACATTCCTCTCTGGCATCACTGCAACCGCATCGACACCTTCAACCACGTGAGCAGCCCTTTTCGGCTTAGACTCCACCTCATATATCAACGAGGCGGCATCTGCTGCCACTGCTCCAGCGACTGACACCGCCCCCTCCAACCGAATCGTTAGCGGCGAACTCGCCGCGTCATGCTTCCCCTGAGCCCAAAGGTCCAATCGGTTGGCCTAGTCCTGCATCATGGTCCGCCGCTGCTCCACATATCCGGCATGGTTATAGGTCGCACTCACCTGATCCGGATCAGCATGAGAAAGCTGCGCGTCAATCCAACTCTTGGGATATCCGATCTCGTGCAGCGCAGTAGAAATTGTCGCGCGCATACCATGACCTGTTAACTGATCAGCCAACCCCATTCGATGCAGGGCATTGTTCAATGTGTTTTCGCTGATGCGTAGCTGCAGGTTGCTGCGATGGGAGAAAAGAAAACGTTGTGCAGGTAAGACCTGATCAAGCATATAGCGCACGATTTCCAGTGCCTGCACCGAAAGCGGGACGATGTACGGAGGCACCTGACCACCAGCCCTACCCGGCTTGCGCATCTGCGCCTGGAGCTGTTTGACGACCTCCGGTGGAATCACCCACAGCTGCTTTTCCAGGTCGAACTGATCAGGCGTGGCATAACGCAACTCGCCCGTTCTCACACCGGTCAATAGCAACAAGCGCAACCCCAGCTTCGTCTGCAGTTGGCCACCGTAATTGCGAATCCTCGACAGCAGTTCCGGCAGTTGCTCCATTCGCAAAAATGGGTTGTTCGTCACCGGTGGCTTGGGTAGCGCCACCACATCCAGATCCGAAGCCGGGTTCACTTCGAGCCCTTCAACTTTCACCAAAGCATAACGAAACAGCTGGTTGAACCAGGTGCGACATTTCTCGGCCATTGTGAGCGCGTTGCGCTGTTCGATGACACTGAGGACGCCCATCAGGTCGTGACGAGTAATGTCCTTGATGGGGCGCTCGCCCAAGGTGGGCAGGATGTCTTTTTTGAAGACCCTGAGGATTTGCGAGAGTGTGCTTTGCCGCCCTTCTTTCAGGCTCAACCGCCGGAAGCTGACCCACTCGTTGTACACCGCTTCAAAGGTTTGCTTTTCAGCAACTTCAGCCGCATGCCGCTGCTGCTTGCGGTGTTCACAGGGGTTGATGTTGTCCGCCAGTAACCGCCGTGCGTCATCGCGCCGAGAGCGTGCTTGCTTGAGGCTGACTTCAGGATAGGCACCGAGGGACATGCGCTGCTGACGCCCCTCCCAGTAATAGCGAAACAGCCACAGCTTACTGCCCGCCTTGGTGACCCAAAGGGATAGGCCGTCAAAGTCGCCGAGGGTATAGTTTTTACCGGTGATTCGGGCATGCCGAATGGTGAATTCCGAGAGTGGCATGGTGAGCTCCTGTGAGAGAGTCAGCACCTGATGCTCGTCTGGAGACCCGAGGGGAGCCAGTCAAAATACGGACTTGAACAGGCCCGTAATGTTGTACTTAATCCTGTACTTGTTCGTACCGGATTACCCTGGGTTTCAGTGGTTTTCCGCAGAAACGAAAAAAGACGCCTAGGCGTCTATTTCGTGGATCCCAGTGCCCAGTGGACTTCTGTGGATCAATATTTGGAGCGGGAAACGAGACTCGAACTCGCGACCCCGACCTTGGCAAGGTCGTGCTCTACCAACTGAGCTATTCCCGCGTCTTGGTGATGCGCATTCTATAGAATTATCAGAACCCGTCAACCCCTTGATTCAAAAAACTTTTATTTCTTTTCAACGGTGGTGCGCAGGTGTGGCCAGGCAGCGCGCAAATACTGGAGCATGGACCACAGGGTCAGGCCGGCGGCGATGAGCAGCAAGGCGTAGCCCAGCAATACCCAGAAGGAGAAGTCCGACGGGTTGGCCAGCAGAATCACCAGCGCGAGCATTTGCGCGGCGGTTTTCCATTTGCCCATGTTGGACACGGCGACGTGGGCACGGGCGCCGATTTCGGCCATCCATTCGCGCAGGGCCGAAACCACGATCTCACGGCCGATGATCACCGCCGCCGGCAGGGTCAGCCACAGGTTGCCATGTTCCTGCACCAGCAGCACCAGGGCCACGGCCACCATGAGTTTATCGGCGACAGGGTCAAGGAACGCACCAAACGGTGTGCTTTGTTCCAGACGGCGCGCCAGGTAACCATCGAGCCAGTCGGTGGCGGCCGCAAAGGCGAATACTGAACTGGAGGCTGCGTAGCTCCATTCGTAGGGCAAATAGAACAACAATATGAAAATCGGGATGAGCAGGACGCGTAGAACGGTGATCAGATTAGGGATATTCATCGGCACAACTGGCTACGAGGTGGAAAGGCATTTTATTCGCTGTGCAGGTTTGCATAAATCAACTCAGCGAGCTTTTTACTGATACCGGGTGCTTTGGCTATTTCGTCAATGCTGGCACGGGAAAGCTCCTGCAAGCCACCAAAATGTTTAAGCAGGTCGCGACGGCGGGTCGGGCCGACGCCGGCAACGCCTTCCAGGGTTGAGGTTCGCCGGGTTTTGCCACGACGGGCGCGGTGGCCGGTAATTGCAAAACGGTGGGCTTCGTCGCGGATCTGTTGAATCAAGTGCAACGCGGGTGAGTCACCCTTCAAGGTGAACTCATGGGCGGCATCATTCAAGTACAACGTTTCGAAACCGGCCTTGCGCGTGGCGCCCTTGGCCACGCCGAGCAGGATCAGGTCCGGCACCGCCAGCTCATTGAGCACGTCACGGGCCATGGACAGTTGGCCCTTGCCACCATCCACCAACAGGATATCGGGCAGCTTGCCCTCCCCGTCCTTCAACTTGCTGAAACGCCGCGTCAACGCCTGGTGCATCGCCGCGTAGTCATCCCCAGCGGTGACGCCTTCAATGTTGTAGCGCCGGTAATCGGACTTGATCGGCCCTTCCGGCCCGAACACCACGCAGGACGCCACCGTCGCTTCGCCGCTGGAATGGCTGATGTCATAACACTCAAGGCGTTGCGGCGGCTCATCGAGGTTGAGCACTTCGGCCAGTGCGTCGAAACGCGCGGCAACGTGCTGCCGATTGGCCAGACGCGCGCCCAGGGCCTGTTCGGCGTTGGTCACCGCCAATTGCTGCCAGCGCGCCCGGGTGCCGCGTACGCGATGGCTGATGTCCAGCTCGCGGCCACGCAGTTCGTGGATGGCTTCGATCAACGTCGGGAAGTCTTCGTGCACCACGTTGACGATCAACTCGGACGGCAAATCGCGCTCAGGGCTGCTGACGTAGTACTGACCCAGGAAAGCCGCCATTACCTCGGCCACGTCTTCGTCGATACCGGTCTGCGGGAAGAAGTTCTTGCTGCCCAGCACGCGTCCGGCCCGCACGCTGATCAAATGCACGCAGGCGCCGCCCGGATTGACGAACGCGGCAATGACGTCAACGTCACCATTGCCACCCTCCATGCTCTGCTGGTCTTGAACGCGACGCAGCAGGGAGATCTGGTCACGCAATTCAGCGGCGCGCTCAAAATCCAGCGTGCTGGCGGCCTGTTCCATGGCGCCGGAGAGTTCATCGGTGAGCGCATTGCTGCGTCCTTCGAGGAACATCACCGAATGGCGTACATCTTCGGCGTACTCCGCCGGCTCAACCAACCCTACGCAAGGCGCCTTGCAGCGCTTGATCTGGTATTGCAGGCAGGGGCGCGTGCGGTTCTTGTAGAAGCTGTCTTCGCACTGGCGCACAAAAAAGGTTTTTTGCAGCAGGCTCAGGCTTTCACGGATCGCACCGGCGCTGGGGTACGGCCCGAAATACTTGCCCTTCCCCTTCTTCGCGCCCCGGTGAATGCTCAGGCGCGGGAAATTGCCGTCGGACAAATACACGTAAGGGTAGGATTTATCGTCACGCAGCAGAATGTTGTAGGGCGGCCGCCATTCCTTGATCAGCGTCTGCTCAAGCAGCAGCGCCTCGGTTTCGTTGGCGGTGATGGTGGTTTCCACCTGGGCGATACGTGCGACCAACGCGGCGGTTTTCGGCGCCAGACCGGTCTTGCGAAAGTAACTCGCCAGGCGGTTTTTCAGGTTTTTGGCTTTGCCGACATAAAGCAGGCGTGCCTCGCTGTCGAACATGCGGTACACGCCGGGGCGGCCACTGCAGGTTGAGAGGAAGGCACTTGGATCAAACGGTGTGGTCATGTCAGGCGCTGGCGTCCACCATGCCGTGGCGCACCGCGAGCAGGGTCAATTCAACATCACTGCTGATGGCGAGCTTCTCGAAAATGCGATAGCGGTAGGTGTTCACCGTCTTGGGCGACAGGCACAGCTTGTCGGAAATCGTCTGCACCTTCTGGCAGCCAACGATCATCAGGGCGATCTGGATCTCCCGCTCCGACAGCGCGTCAAACGGCGAATCGCTGGTGGGCTGGAAGGATTTGATCGCCAACTGCTGGGCAATCTGCGGGCTGATGTAACGCTGGCCGGCAAACACCAGGCGAATGGCTTGTACCATTTCGGCCAGACCTGCGCCCTTGGTCAGGTAACCCGCGGCGCCGGCTTGCAGCAAGCGCGTGGGAAACGGGTCTTCCTCGCACACGGTGACCACCACGACTTTGATGTCCGGATGGCTGCGCAACAATTTGGTCGTGGCACCAAGACCGCCGATCCCGGGCATCTTGACGTCCATCAACACCACATCGGGTTTCAACTCCCGCGCCTTGATCAGGGATTCCTCCCCTGATTCGGCCTGGCCGACTACTTGCAGGCCATCGATGTCAGCCAGCATTCGTGTAATGCCCGTACGAACGAGATCGTGATCATCGACTACTAGCACCCTAATCAAGCAGACACCTCGCGATATGGTCTTATAGGTTGCTGAACACCTTAGCAAAAAACCGGGGCGCAGACCTAGCTGCAAGCGTCATATATATAGAGTTTGCGCACACATTCAGCCCGCACAGGCTGGCAGGCTGCACAATGACCCCGGGCGTTTTACCGTACCTGGCCCGCCCGGCAGTCGAGTTCCATGCGCCAGAAGCAGTCTTCTTCCCCGACAATACTCAGCCCCGCACGTTGATATAACCTTCGCGCCGGGTTGGTCTTGAACACCGTCAGCCGCAAAAGCCCCTGGGCCTGCGCTTTCAGCGCCATCTGCTGCAACACCCAGCTCCCGGCGCCTTGCTTGCGGCAGGATTCGATCAAATGCAGCTCGCGAATATAGAGAGCCCGACTGTCGAAACTGAGGCTGATAAAGCCCATTACCGCGTCATCGTTGCAGATCAACCAGTTTTCGCGCCCAGCCCAGGCCACGTCGAAACCGTTGTCGGACCACAACAGACCATATTGCAGGTAGTAATGACTCATCGCCTGGTGAGTGAGCTCACGCGCGAACAATCGATCCTTTTCCAACGCGGCGCGCAATTGAAAGGCCATATCAGAGGGCTACCACTTGGCCAGTCCATTGCCCGCCTTCGCGACGTGCAATCACCAACTCATCGCCAACGCCGGGGGCAGCAGCAAGCAAACTGCCATCGCTCGCCCAAATGGCACTTCGGCCTGCGCAAGCCCAACCTCCGGAAGGTCCGCCATGGTTGGCCATCACTACCAGCAAAGCGTGCTCGGCAGCGTAGCCCTGAAGCAACGCGCTGTCTGCCGCATAACCACCTTCGCTGATCAGCACACCGGCGGCGTAGACGCTCGCGCCCGCCTCAGCGGCTTGACGCGGATGGCTGGCGTGGGAAAAGTCCGCACACACCGCCAGCGCAATGCGGTCGTCCTCCAACTCGAGTGCCGCACCGCCCTGCCCCGCTACAAATGCTGACTCTTCACCGGAATGAAGATGTTTCTTGGTGTAAACCGCCAGCGCGCCATCCGCCCCCAACACCAGTGCGCCGATCAAGACACCCGGCTCGGGCGCCAGCCGAATGGGCATCCCCACCACAGCCGTCAATCGCAGTTCCCGGGCCATCTCACGCAGCGGCGTCAGCAGCGCATCTTCCGGCGCGATGGCCAGCCCGGCCACCAACGCGGGTTCGTAGCCAGTCAATGACAACTCCGGAAACACCAGCACGTGCACGCCCTGCTCGGCGGCGGCCTGCATGAAAGCCAGGTGCCGCTGGATATTGGCCGGTACGTCACCGGCGATGGAAATGGATTGAGCAGCAGCAAGGGTCAAGGCAGTCATGGTCGCGTCCAGGCAATCATTATCGGTGTTCTCTCAGCATATCTCGGTCGATAGACATGGGCAGCCCCACACAATAGAAATTACTGATTGAATCCTGCTGCGTGCCTCTAGTAAGCTCCCCCCATCATTTGGAGACACACCATGTTGCAACTCACCCACACTCAGGTTTGCCCTGCTGCCAGCGCCCAGCGCTCGGTATCGGCTGCCCGTGTGAGCGGTTTGAGCGCACTGGTAAGCTTTTATTTTGGGTATTGGTTTAGCCACTGGCGCGCCTGATACCTGAAATCGGCGCCCACTGCTCAAGGGGTCGCCTGCCAGAGAAATCTAACCCCCGGTCGGCTCCCCGACCGGGGGTTTTGTTTTTCAGGCCCCACCACTTTTCGAAACACTTAAGGAATAACGACATGAACTACGCCACTTATTACCGTTACGACACTTGCACTGCATGGCGATTTAGCAAGCTCCGTTCGGGACAGCCTGCCGCCTCCGACCGGTCACCTATTGGTGGCAAGCCAACACACGCAGCCAATACGGCCAATTGTCGAACACCCCAGTAGGGCCGAGCGCGGGAAACGCCCGCCGCTTGCCCAGGAAGCCTTGAATATGAACTCTGCCACTGCCGCTCTGCCCGTCACCGCACTGACCAGCGCCAATGAAGCCCTGACCCAGCGCCTGCCCAGCTCCCTTGAGCTCAAGCACCAACTGCCCCTCAGCCCGTTCCTCAACGAGCAGATCCACGCCCACCGCCAAGCCGTGCGCGCGATCCTCAACGGTGAAGATTCCCGTTTGCTGGTGATTGTGGGCCCGTGCTCGATCCACGACCCCGAATCGGCCATGGAATACGCACGCAACCTGAAGAAGCTGGCCCTGGAAGTCAGCGACCAGATGCTGCTGGTCATCCGTGCCTACGTCGAAAAACCGCGCACCACTATCGGCTGGAAAGGCCTGGCCTACGACCCACACCTGGACGGCAGCGATGACATGGCCGCCGGCCTCACGCTGTCACGCCAGTTGATGCGCGAAATGCTGCGTCTGGGCCTGCCGGTCGCCACCGAGCTGCTGCAACCCATGGCCGCCGGCTACTTCGATGACCTGCTCAGCTGGGTCGCGATTGGCGCACGCACCACCGAATCACAGATCCACCGTGAAATGGCCAGCGGCCTGGGCATGCCGGTCGGCTTCAAGAACGGCACGGACGGCGGCGTGGCGATTGCCTGTGACGCCATGCGTTCGGCGTCCCACCCGCACCGTCACTTCGGCGTCGACAGCCAGGGCCACCCGGCGATCATCCAGACCCCGGGCAACCCCGACACTCACCTGGTGCTGCGCGGCGGCCACCGTGGGCCGAACTACGATGCGCACAGCGTGGCGCAGGTGAAGCACGACCTGGCCAAGTCCAAAGTGGCGGCGCGGATCATGGTCGATTGCAGCCACGCCAACAGCGGCAAAGACCCGCTGCGTCAACCGGCGGTGTTCAACGAGGTGCTGGAACAGCGACTGCAGGGTGATACATCGCTGATCGGCATGATGATTGAAAGCCACTTGTTCGAAGGCTGCCAGCCGCTGAGCCCGTCGATGAAATACGGCGTGTCGGTGACCGACGGTTGCCTGGGCTGGGACGGTACCGAGCAATTGCTGCGCAGTGCGGCGGAGCGGCTGCGCGAACAGCACTGAACTTCACACATGTGAGGCTCAAAATGTGGGAGCTGGCTTGCCTGCGATAGCGGTACATCAGCTAAAGATTTGTAGCCTGACACACTGCTATCGCAGGCAAGCCAGCTCCCACATTTAAGTCTCATTGGATTCAGGATAGGGGATAGAGCGCCTCATCAAACTGCTCAAGCCGCGGAAACACCAAGGGCTGCTCATCCGCCAGCCCTTGCAGCCGCTGTTCATACGCCACCAAAAAATCCTGCCGCGCCTCGGCACTGATATACGGCACATGCCACGCCACAAACGGCGCCAGCACCTCATACCCCACATACGCCAGCGTGCCGCGCAGAATCGGTCGCAGCATGTCTTCCAGCGGCCCGTGAATCGCGCCCTCGCCAAACATATGCTCGCGCCCGCCCAGGGTCACGCTGACCAGCGCCCGCTTGCCCGCCAGCCCGCCTTGATCATAAAAGCGCTTGCCGCCATAACACACACCCGACACCAGCACGCGGTCGATCCAGCCCTTGAGCATCGCCGGTGCCGAGAACCAGAAAATCGGGAAGTTGAGAATCAGCAGATCGGCCCACAGCACCTTGTCCAGCTCAGACTGGATATCCGCCGCAATCGACTGCTTTTTCACCCCCAACCGTTGCTCCAGGGCATACACCAGGTAATCGGGATTTTCCCGTACTGAAAAATCCGCCGCCGACGCCACCGGATTCCACTGCATGGCGTACAAATCACTCAC from Pseudomonas tolaasii NCPPB 2192 includes the following:
- the pgsA gene encoding CDP-diacylglycerol--glycerol-3-phosphate 3-phosphatidyltransferase; this translates as MNIPNLITVLRVLLIPIFILLFYLPYEWSYAASSSVFAFAAATDWLDGYLARRLEQSTPFGAFLDPVADKLMVAVALVLLVQEHGNLWLTLPAAVIIGREIVVSALREWMAEIGARAHVAVSNMGKWKTAAQMLALVILLANPSDFSFWVLLGYALLLIAAGLTLWSMLQYLRAAWPHLRTTVEKK
- a CDS encoding IS3 family transposase (programmed frameshift), which translates into the protein MSNPRYPEEFKIQAVNQVTEKKLPVADVAARLGVSTHSLYAWIKRYSKPQEERQQDDDQHAELRRLRAELKRVTEERDNLKKGRRVLCQGVRLKYAFIKQRAGDYSIRRLCLTLKVHPSGYYAWLSEPQSARAKDDQRLLGLIKHSWLESGGVYGYRKIHDDLREVGEVCGRHRVARLMRLEGLRSQTGYRRRPGKYGGKPAVASPNLLKRQFDVVEPNKVWVTDITYIRTYEGWLYLAVVLDLFSRQVVGWSMKAQMTSDLAIDALLMAVWRRKPKQEVMVHSDQGSQYSSSDLRSFLKANNLVASMSRRGNCHDNAVAESFFQLLKRERIKRKIYTRREDARSDVFDYIEMFYNSKRRHGFNNQLSPVEFEKRHAMSLQGV
- a CDS encoding 3-deoxy-7-phosphoheptulonate synthase, whose translation is MNSATAALPVTALTSANEALTQRLPSSLELKHQLPLSPFLNEQIHAHRQAVRAILNGEDSRLLVIVGPCSIHDPESAMEYARNLKKLALEVSDQMLLVIRAYVEKPRTTIGWKGLAYDPHLDGSDDMAAGLTLSRQLMREMLRLGLPVATELLQPMAAGYFDDLLSWVAIGARTTESQIHREMASGLGMPVGFKNGTDGGVAIACDAMRSASHPHRHFGVDSQGHPAIIQTPGNPDTHLVLRGGHRGPNYDAHSVAQVKHDLAKSKVAARIMVDCSHANSGKDPLRQPAVFNEVLEQRLQGDTSLIGMMIESHLFEGCQPLSPSMKYGVSVTDGCLGWDGTEQLLRSAAERLREQH
- a CDS encoding GNAT family N-acetyltransferase produces the protein MAFQLRAALEKDRLFARELTHQAMSHYYLQYGLLWSDNGFDVAWAGRENWLICNDDAVMGFISLSFDSRALYIRELHLIESCRKQGAGSWVLQQMALKAQAQGLLRLTVFKTNPARRLYQRAGLSIVGEEDCFWRMELDCRAGQVR
- a CDS encoding NAD(P)H-dependent oxidoreductase, coding for MKVLIVHAHPEPQSFTAALRDKAVATLEAQGNEVQVSDLYAMQWNPVASAADFSVRENPDYLVYALEQRLGVKKQSIAADIQSELDKVLWADLLILNFPIFWFSAPAMLKGWIDRVLVSGVCYGGKRFYDQGGLAGKRALVSVTLGGREHMFGEGAIHGPLEDMLRPILRGTLAYVGYEVLAPFVAWHVPYISAEARQDFLVAYEQRLQGLADEQPLVFPRLEQFDEALYPLS
- a CDS encoding carbon-nitrogen hydrolase family protein; this encodes MTALTLAAAQSISIAGDVPANIQRHLAFMQAAAEQGVHVLVFPELSLTGYEPALVAGLAIAPEDALLTPLREMARELRLTAVVGMPIRLAPEPGVLIGALVLGADGALAVYTKKHLHSGEESAFVAGQGGAALELEDDRIALAVCADFSHASHPRQAAEAGASVYAAGVLISEGGYAADSALLQGYAAEHALLVVMANHGGPSGGWACAGRSAIWASDGSLLAAAPGVGDELVIARREGGQWTGQVVAL
- the uvrC gene encoding excinuclease ABC subunit UvrC, with the translated sequence MTTPFDPSAFLSTCSGRPGVYRMFDSEARLLYVGKAKNLKNRLASYFRKTGLAPKTAALVARIAQVETTITANETEALLLEQTLIKEWRPPYNILLRDDKSYPYVYLSDGNFPRLSIHRGAKKGKGKYFGPYPSAGAIRESLSLLQKTFFVRQCEDSFYKNRTRPCLQYQIKRCKAPCVGLVEPAEYAEDVRHSVMFLEGRSNALTDELSGAMEQAASTLDFERAAELRDQISLLRRVQDQQSMEGGNGDVDVIAAFVNPGGACVHLISVRAGRVLGSKNFFPQTGIDEDVAEVMAAFLGQYYVSSPERDLPSELIVNVVHEDFPTLIEAIHELRGRELDISHRVRGTRARWQQLAVTNAEQALGARLANRQHVAARFDALAEVLNLDEPPQRLECYDISHSSGEATVASCVVFGPEGPIKSDYRRYNIEGVTAGDDYAAMHQALTRRFSKLKDGEGKLPDILLVDGGKGQLSMARDVLNELAVPDLILLGVAKGATRKAGFETLYLNDAAHEFTLKGDSPALHLIQQIRDEAHRFAITGHRARRGKTRRTSTLEGVAGVGPTRRRDLLKHFGGLQELSRASIDEIAKAPGISKKLAELIYANLHSE
- the gacA gene encoding response regulator transcription factor GacA — translated: MIRVLVVDDHDLVRTGITRMLADIDGLQVVGQAESGEESLIKARELKPDVVLMDVKMPGIGGLGATTKLLRSHPDIKVVVVTVCEEDPFPTRLLQAGAAGYLTKGAGLAEMVQAIRLVFAGQRYISPQIAQQLAIKSFQPTSDSPFDALSEREIQIALMIVGCQKVQTISDKLCLSPKTVNTYRYRIFEKLAISSDVELTLLAVRHGMVDASA